The genomic region CGGCCTTGAATACTAAATAGTATCGGCCCCCGAGATCGACCGCCGTCGTCACTAGGGTCTCTTCCATCGGCAGAGTGAAGTGACCGTAGCGGCGGATGCCCGCCTTGTTGCCAAGTGCTTGGCGTAACGCCTGGCCAAAACAAATGCCTACGTCTTCAACCGTGTGATGTTGGTCGACGTGGAGATCGCCCTTGGCCTTTACCTTTAGATCAATGGCCGCGTGCTTTGCCAGTAGCGTGAGCATGTGATCGAAGAAACCGACGCCGGTTGCGACCTGCGCAGCGCCAGCGCCGTCCAAATCGAGTTCCAACTCGATCTCGGTCTCAGCGGTCTTACGTTGGATTTGCGCAGTACGTGCCATAGGTCAAGGATACCACCAAAAAAGCGCCCAGCGGCCTGCCCCGCCTTTGGGGTCGTCCGCGGAATGAGCGCCAGAAACATAGGCAGCCAAGCGTGTTAGGATGCCAAGCCTGGGCCCCTATACCTTACGCTTGGGAGACTATCACTCGGTTATTCTCAAGACTTCTGGCGCTGAAAGCCGCGACGCCGCACCTCGCTGTACCGTTGCAAGGCATCGTTAATAACAGCGAGCGTACCGGCGGCAGGCTGGAAAGCCTCGACCTCGACAGCCTTGCCCTCTAGCGTTTTGTAATCGAGGAAAAAACGCTGCAACATCGCCAGGTGATGCGACCGCAGCTCGCCGGCTTCTCGGTAGCTGCTGTATTCCGGATCGTCGAGCGCCACGGCCAGAATCTTGTGATCGCGCTTGCCGGTGTCGATCATCGTCATCAAACCGATGGGACGCGAGCGCACCAAGGTCAAGGGCGCCACCGGCTCCTGGCACAGCACCAGCACGTCGAGCGGGTCATCGTCCTCGGCCAGCGTCTGCGGGATGAAACCGTAGTTGGCCGGGTAATAGACAGCGGAATAGAGCACCCGATCCAGTTTTAACAGGCCGGTTTCCTTATCGAGCTCGTATTTGACGCTCGAGCCCTTGGGAATTTCAATCACGGCGGTGAATTCTTCCGGCGATTTAGGTCCGGGAGAAACTTCGTGCCAGGCGTGTGTCATGTATCTCTCAACTCGTCAGCGGTAAAAACTCATGTAACCGTGAACTGCAGAGAGCGTCATTGGACCGGTTGCCCGATTTTCGTCAAGCGGGCAGCGAGGCCCGCAATCGTCTAACCAACGACGCTTTTTAATTGATTTCTTCTTGAGCTTGCCGATCCATCGTCTGGTCCGTGGCGGGCGCCACCGCCTGAGCGATCGGCTCACGGCTCAGCAAAGCATCCAGGTAAGTGCGCACATCCAGCACGTGAGCCAGAAAGCTATTCATCTGCTCTTCACCGCTGAGCGTTCCCTCGGACTCGCGTTCTAACGCCTCGTTTTTCTGCTCGCTAAGGTGGCCGCGTAGGCGACGCAGTAGAGCAAAATCGAGCGGACCCTTGCGTTCCATGGCCAGTGCCGCGAGTTCGAGCTCGCTGACGGCGTCTATGTAGGTTTCAAATCCGATCAAATTACGGCGCTTGTGCCATCGCCAGAACAGGAAAGCAGCCAATCCGGCCGACACTAAGAAGCTCCGCAGGTTCTCGATTTTATCGATCGAATCGGCCCTGATCAGCGGTTGATTGCGGTTCAGGTACTTTAGCGCGCCTGTGTGCAGGGGAAACTCGCGGACCGTCATCACCGCGTTGGGGTCTAGTAATGGCAGCCGGGCGCGACGCCCGAATTCGCTCTCGAACGTCACTTTCATCAATCGTTCGATGGCCGCGTCAGGCGTCGTGCGGTTGGCAACGATCAACAATCGCTGGCCAATCGTGTGCAGCGGTCGAGCGGGCACGGCCGGATCGATGCTATAGCTAAAGGCCGGTATCACGATGTCGTTTACTGCCGGATTGCGCAGCGCCACCGCGTCGGCCATTGGTAGCTCCATCAACCGGTAGCCGTGCCGTTTGACCAGCGATTCTCCTACTTCGATCCAGGGGAGCGAGGTGATCGCGAAGATGGCGTCGGGCTTGTCGTCATCGGTCAAATTCAACAGCGCGGCGTGGGAATAGTCCTTCTCGACGAAATCCCGGCCAGATTGCAAGCCCACGAAGTCCAGCAATCGATCGGCTGCCCGATGCGTGTTGGAGTTTGGAGTACTCAGACTTAGCATCTTTCCGCGTAAACCTGCCACTCCGACGTCAATCAATTCCGGTCGAACGAAAACGTGCAGGGCCTCGCCATTGAGCACGGCGACCTGTCGAATTTTTTCGTCGGGAAC from Pirellulales bacterium harbors:
- the hisB gene encoding imidazoleglycerol-phosphate dehydratase HisB — encoded protein: MARTAQIQRKTAETEIELELDLDGAGAAQVATGVGFFDHMLTLLAKHAAIDLKVKAKGDLHVDQHHTVEDVGICFGQALRQALGNKAGIRRYGHFTLPMEETLVTTAVDLGGRYYLVFKADFTAAKIGDFDSELVEDFWQATAANALANLHVLVHYGRNNHHIAEGIFKSTARALRMAVELDPRMPGVPSTKGTLSS
- a CDS encoding inorganic diphosphatase, translating into MTHAWHEVSPGPKSPEEFTAVIEIPKGSSVKYELDKETGLLKLDRVLYSAVYYPANYGFIPQTLAEDDDPLDVLVLCQEPVAPLTLVRSRPIGLMTMIDTGKRDHKILAVALDDPEYSSYREAGELRSHHLAMLQRFFLDYKTLEGKAVEVEAFQPAAGTLAVINDALQRYSEVRRRGFQRQKS
- a CDS encoding TAXI family TRAP transporter solute-binding subunit; the protein is MSHLELARAALRGRILANRLVAMVGLLLVALTIFLWFRADRPREHALRMTAGDPLSHRHQLAVILCEEAAKHGLDIQLIDTTGSHEALTKIADDELDIALALGDFDVPDEKIRQVAVLNGEALHVFVRPELIDVGVAGLRGKMLSLSTPNSNTHRAADRLLDFVGLQSGRDFVEKDYSHAALLNLTDDDKPDAIFAITSLPWIEVGESLVKRHGYRLMELPMADAVALRNPAVNDIVIPAFSYSIDPAVPARPLHTIGQRLLIVANRTTPDAAIERLMKVTFESEFGRRARLPLLDPNAVMTVREFPLHTGALKYLNRNQPLIRADSIDKIENLRSFLVSAGLAAFLFWRWHKRRNLIGFETYIDAVSELELAALAMERKGPLDFALLRRLRGHLSEQKNEALERESEGTLSGEEQMNSFLAHVLDVRTYLDALLSREPIAQAVAPATDQTMDRQAQEEIN